TACTCTTTATCAAAAGTCCCGCCGGTTACATATAATCTGATTGGTTCCATTTTGCAAAAATATTGAAAGCTAAGGAATCAAATAAGTAAATGAGCAGATTTATCTGGGGCAAAACAATTTTTTAAATAAAAAAGAACAGCTTTCCAATTTAACGTAACTTTGCAAAAAAATCAGGACAGAAAAATGTCAGAAAGAATTAACGAACTGAACAGAAGGCGAACTTTTGCCATTATTAGTCACCCGGATGCCGGAAAAACCACCCTTACTGAAAAGTTATTACTCTTTGGAGGGGCTATCCAAATTGCCGGAGCTGTAAAATCTAAAAAAACAGATAAAGCTGCCACCAGTGATTTTATGGAAATTGAACGTCAGAGAGGTATTTCCGTAGCTACCTCTGTAATGGGTTTTGAATATAATAAAAGAAAAGTAAACATACTTGACACTCCCGGTCACCAGGATTTCAGTGAAGATACTTATCGTACTTTAACAGCAGTAGACAGTGCCATTATGGTTATTGATTGTGTTAAAGGTGTAGAGCCACAAACTGAAAAATTAGCTGAAGTGTGCCGAATGAGAAATACACCTATTATAACTTTTATCAATAAAATGGATCGGGAAGGTCAGGACCCGTTTGATTTGCTGGACGAACTGGAGCAAAAGCTAAATATTAAAGTAAAACCACTTTCCTGGCCAATTGGTATCGGTAAAACATTTCAGGGGGTCTATAATATTTCTGAAAATAAACTGGTCTTATTCCAAAGCCATACAAAACAATCGAAAGATAACAGCCTTACTTTTGACAATATACATGACGAAGCATTAGATAAAGTAATTGGGAAAAAAGAAGCCGATCTTCTAAGGGAAGAAGTCGAAATGGTAGAGGGAGTGTATCCGAAATTTGATTTAGAAGCCTATAGAGAAGCCGGTATATGTCCGGTGTTTTTTGGTAGTGCTTTAAATAACTTTGGTGTAAAAGAGTTGCTGGATTGCTTTGTTGATATTGCACCACCACCTCAAGCCCGCGAAACAGGATTGCGGCTCGTAAAGCCTGAAGAATCTAAATTCAGTGGTTTTGTTTTTAAAATTCATGCCAATATGAACCCGAAACATCGGGACAGAATAGCTTTTGTACGCATTTGTTCAGGCATGTTTGAAAGAAATAAAAACTATTTACATGTCCGCTTAGATAAACAATTTAAATACTCCTCTCCCACTGCTTTTTTAGCACAGGATAAAGAAATTGTGGATGTCGCCTATCCCGGAGATATTATCGGACTTCATGATACGGGTAACTTCAGAATCGGAGATACCCTAACTGAAGGTGAAAAGTTCTTTTACAAAGGAATTCCCAGTTTTTCACCTGAATTATTTAAAAGCATTGTTAACAGAGACCCTTCCAAGACAAAGCAATTAAACAAAGGTATAGAGCAGCTTATGGATGAAGGAGTGGCTCAGCTTTTTACAAACCACTTAGACCAGAGAAAAGTTATTGGTGCTGTCGGTCAACTACAGTTTGAAGTGATACAGCATCGATTATTAAATGAATACGGAGCCTCTTGTGAATTTGAAAATGTAGATGTTTACAAAGCCTGCTGGATAGATTCTGATGACACAAGTAAGCTCGAAGAATTTGTTCGCTTAAAAAAAGGTCAAATTGCAACTGACAAGCATGGACAATACGTATTTCTGGCTCCTTCTCAATGGATACTGAATGTGGTGAAAGAGGATTTTCCTGATTTGAATTTTGCTTTTACTTCAGAGATTCAAAATTTTAATTTGGCGGAATAATGTTATCAAAAGTGAACCAACTATTGTGGTACTTGAAATATTATCGAATTGCCAAAACCAGATTTGATGTTCATTCCCCTTTTGTTTATGAGTTTATAGAGGAGATTATCAAAGATAAGCGCTCCTTTTATGCCTTTGAAAAAGTAGACTTATTAAGAAAAAAATGGATAAAAAAGAATGAGAGTTATGAGTATACCGATTTAGGGGCAGGGACATTTACCGGTGAAAAAAAGATTCGAAATACCAAAAAAGTCATTCAAAATCAGGCTTGTAATGCTAAATATGGCAAACTCCTGTTTCGTTTAGTAAATTTCTTTCAACCGGAAAAAATACTGGAACTGGGGACATCCTTAGGAATCAGCACCGCTTATATAGCCTTGGCAAAAAGTTCTGCTCAGATAATCACCATAGAGGGCTGCAATAAAACTGCGCGAAAAGCTGCTGAAAGTTTTCAATTTTTAGACATTGAAAATGTACAAACTTTAGAAGGTGATTTTGAAAAAAATGTGCATGAACTTTTACATCAGAAAAACTTTATCCCGGACTTTGTATTCATAGACGGAAATCATAAAGGAGAAGCTATCATTAAATATTTTGACTTATTGTATCCTTTGATGAAAGAAAAAGATACAGTCATAATTTTTGACGATATACGCTGGTCCGGGGATATGTATAATGCCTGGGAAAGCATTGCAAAAAGACCGGAAGCAAATTTAACCATTGATATTTATAAATTTGGACTTGTATTTTTTAGAAAAGGAATACGCAAACAACATTTTACGCTGCGTTATTGATGATTATAGGTGTTTTTGCAGTTAAGTTTGGAAGTTTTTCTAAGTTCGACTTCTACTTGTTTTGACTACCTTCAACACAAGATGCTCAGTGTACACACTGCCTCTATCAATGAATCCCTAAACTGATAAATAAAAACAATGCCGCATCCCTTCTGCAAAACGGCTTCTTTATGGTCTTTCTGCTTGGAGTTTAGAATACAAAAGCTAAAGCCTACCGTGCCGTAAGTCGGGCCTTGAGGAGTTGTCCAATAAAACAAGAAAACCGGAACGCTTAGACTATGAGAAGAAAATGGACAGAGAACAGCCTCACACCACACCGTCATTGGTAGATTCAACAGGGGAGCTTTACGGGCATGCTTGAAGTGTGACAATCTCCTGATTAGGTGCATGGGCTATCAAAAAGTTTTATAATGCCCTTATAACCCTTTTATTAATAAGAAAACCCCTCCTCCATTCTGTCATGCCGGCGTCAGGAAGCATCTCCGTATTAATTGGGAGACTCTACTCTTCACTAGCAATAAGAGTGACGACCGGGTTCAGAAAGCTCCCAATACACTTGCCATCGAAACAGTTAATTGATAGGCAGATAGGTGGCTGAGCGGAGTCGAAGTCAACTGACTTGAAATTATGAAAATCTAACTTAAAAAATAGCATTAGACCATTAAATGCCAGCCGGAGGCTGCTCAACACTTACGCTCGCGAGACGCAGAGCGAAAGCGGTTTTCTCTTTAATAAGTACTGCCTTCGACTTACTACGACTCTGCTCTGTACAGGCCGCTCAGGCTACGGCGATGCCAACCGGAGGGAGCTCCCCTCACATTTTCCATTTTCCATTTTCCATCATAATTTTGACATTTTTCTTCCTTGGGCCTTGGCCTTCCTGAAATTTGGGCTCTTGAATCTTTCTCCCTTGTAAATTCCTGAATAAATAAAAAATCAATTTTAAATCTCTATCAAATATCAAGCCAATTTTAATTTTACAAAAAATATTGAAAATTGTAATTTTTAAATAACCACCAATTATATCTTTTTAAACTAAAAATACTTTCAAAAAAACGCCAGACTAAGTGTATACAACAGCATCAGCATTTACATAACCAAAACAACTAATAACATTTGTATATACTAATCTTAAAAGTGGTTATAAATCTGAATAAAATATCGTAAAAAACTTGTATTGTTAAAATATTGATAGTATCTTGCAATGGAAACAGTTAATCAAGCAAGAAACTTTTTCATCATACACACTATAAAATCAAGCTTATGAAATGTTACTTACACCTTTCTCTTTTTCTCATTTTGGGAATTTGCGTATCAGCA
The sequence above is drawn from the Chitinophagaceae bacterium genome and encodes:
- a CDS encoding peptide chain release factor 3, with protein sequence MSERINELNRRRTFAIISHPDAGKTTLTEKLLLFGGAIQIAGAVKSKKTDKAATSDFMEIERQRGISVATSVMGFEYNKRKVNILDTPGHQDFSEDTYRTLTAVDSAIMVIDCVKGVEPQTEKLAEVCRMRNTPIITFINKMDREGQDPFDLLDELEQKLNIKVKPLSWPIGIGKTFQGVYNISENKLVLFQSHTKQSKDNSLTFDNIHDEALDKVIGKKEADLLREEVEMVEGVYPKFDLEAYREAGICPVFFGSALNNFGVKELLDCFVDIAPPPQARETGLRLVKPEESKFSGFVFKIHANMNPKHRDRIAFVRICSGMFERNKNYLHVRLDKQFKYSSPTAFLAQDKEIVDVAYPGDIIGLHDTGNFRIGDTLTEGEKFFYKGIPSFSPELFKSIVNRDPSKTKQLNKGIEQLMDEGVAQLFTNHLDQRKVIGAVGQLQFEVIQHRLLNEYGASCEFENVDVYKACWIDSDDTSKLEEFVRLKKGQIATDKHGQYVFLAPSQWILNVVKEDFPDLNFAFTSEIQNFNLAE
- a CDS encoding class I SAM-dependent methyltransferase, with translation MLSKVNQLLWYLKYYRIAKTRFDVHSPFVYEFIEEIIKDKRSFYAFEKVDLLRKKWIKKNESYEYTDLGAGTFTGEKKIRNTKKVIQNQACNAKYGKLLFRLVNFFQPEKILELGTSLGISTAYIALAKSSAQIITIEGCNKTARKAAESFQFLDIENVQTLEGDFEKNVHELLHQKNFIPDFVFIDGNHKGEAIIKYFDLLYPLMKEKDTVIIFDDIRWSGDMYNAWESIAKRPEANLTIDIYKFGLVFFRKGIRKQHFTLRY